ACCTTGATCCGGGTCGGCGACATCGCCACTTACGGTGTGGCGGGCGAGGTCGCCGGCGCGCTGGCGCCGGCCGGTGGCGGCGAACTGAAAGTCTGGGAACAGCCCGCGGCGGATGACGCGCGTGCGCTGATTCAGGGCCGCACGCGCGATCAGCTCGGACTGTTTCTTTACGATTCGCTGGATACCGCGGCGCCCACCGACGAGACCGAGGGCGTCATCGCTCACATTCACAGTGGCGGGCCGATCGCCTGGGTAATCGTCGCCGTGGGCGTACTGGCCGTGTTGTTGATACTGGCGCGCGTGATCCTGCTCAAGCGCGCTGGCGCCAGCACGGGACGTATTGTCAAGGCCATAGGCGAGAAGCTGGATAAGCGCGACATCAAAGGCGCGCTGGAGGTCTGCGAACGACGCAAAGGTGCTGCCGCCAATGTCGTCGCGGCGGCGCTCGAGAACATTCATCGCGACCGCGAGCAGCTCGAAGACATCATCAACGAGGCCATCCTGCGCGAGAACACGCGCCTGGAGCGTTTCGGCTCGCTGATCATGGTGATCTCCGCGGTATCGCCGCTCCTCGGACTGCTCGGCACCGTAATCGGCATGATCATGACCTTCGAGGTCATCACACAATTCGGCACCGGCGATCCGGCGCTGCTGGCGGGCGGCATCGCGATCGCGCTGGTCAATACGGAACTCGGTCTCGCGGTAGCGATCCCCGCGCTGCTCATCGGCAGCATGCTGTTGAGCTGGGCGGATCGCATCAAGGACGACATGCTCAAGGCCGCCCTGCGGGTTACCAACCACTATGAAGACGTTGAAACCGCCGCCATGCGAAAGGCGGCCTGAGTCCGATGCTGGCCGCGTTCGAAAGCTCGCTCTCGCAGGTCGCTTCGTACATCGAGGTCGGCGGCTATGTAATGCCGGCGCTGGCGGCGGCGAGCCTGTTGCTATGGTTCGGCATCGGTTATCGCTTATCGGCGCTGCGTCGTCCCGGCAAGCGCGGCGTCGGACAATTGATCGAGGCGCACGCCGGCGGCATGGTGAGCGCCAGACCGCGCGGACTCGTCGAACGCGCCGCGGCCGATGGCGTCGCGATCTGGCGCAAGCGCCCGCGACATCTGCGCCGTCGGCTGGATGCCGCCTTTGCCGACGCGGAAACGGATCTCAAGAAATATTCGCGCGTGATCAAGGCGCTGGTGATCGCCGCACCCCTGCTGGGATTGCTGGGTACGGTCAACGGCATGGTCGAGACCTTCGACGCCCTGGCTGATCAGCGGATAATCTCGCAGTCCGGCAGCATCGCGGCCGGCATCTCGAAAGCGCTGTTTGCGACGCAACTCGGACTTGCGGTCGCGATTCCGGGGTTGTTCGTCAATGGCGCGCTTGAGCGGCGCGCGCGCGATACGCGCCGCGAGCTCGAGCAGATCAAGAACATCCTCTGCGCCAGAGCGGCGCCCGCCCCGGAGCAAAGCTGATGTTACAACGCCGTGAATCGAGCGTAGCCGAGGAAACCAGCATCAATGTGGTGCCGATGGTCGACATCATGCTGGTACTGGTCATCTTCTTCGTGGTGACCACCAGCTTCGTCGACGACATGAATCTGGATATCGACCGCCCCACGGCGAAGAGCGCGACACCATCGGAGACGCAGGCGATCCGCCTCTTCATCGATTCCAGCGGCGACACCTATCTCGACGGCGCGCCCGTGCAGGTGTGGATGATCCAGACGCAGCTTGACCTGTTGCTGGAAGCCTCGACCTCGGATTCCGTGCTGGTGGTGACCGACGACAGCGTCCCCGCCAAGCGCCTGATCGAGGTGGTCGATCAGGCCCGCCTGGCCGGCGCTCAGGTGGGCGTGGCCACAAGCGCCGAGTCGGGCGGCGGTTAAGCTTTTCCCCTCTCCTCCGTCATGGGGGGAGGGAACCCTGGACGGCGATTCGGAAGAACTTCAGTCAATTCAAGCATGATTCAACGCCTGCGACATTACCTCTCCGCATGTATGTTCATGGTCGCGGGCACCGCGGCGGTGCTCGCGGTGCTTGTGCTGGTCAACAATCCACCCCAGGGGCCAGAGCGGGACGACGCCGATAAAACGACCTTTACCGTCGAACCACCCGTGCAACAACCCAAGCCGGTACAAAAAAAGATGGTGCAAAACAAGCGCGCGCAGCCTACGTCGCGGGGTCCGGCGCCGCCGCCGCTTGCCAGTCTGGATGCGGCGATCGGCAGCGTCGATGTGCCGCTACCCGGCTTTGATCTTTCCGCGCTGAACCGGCTGGACGGTTCACTGGGCGCGGATCAAAACCTCGTGATGACCGACGAGACCGCGGACGAACCGCCGCAGGCCGTGAGCCAGGCCGCAATGGAATACCCGCTGGACGCGAAAGCGGATGGCGTTGAGGGTTACGTGACCTTAAGTGTGCTGATCGGCGCGGGCGGCGACATACAGGACGTGCGGGTGCTGGAGTCGCGACCCGGCGGCGTCTTCGACGACGTGGCGATCGAAGGCATCCGTCAGTGGCGGTTCGCGCCCGCCACTTACCAGGGCAAGCCGGTCACCGTCTGGGCGCACCAGACCATCCGCTTCGATCTGGGTTAGAACCATTGTCCCACATGTCGCTCCCTTATCTTGCGCGTCACTGCCTGGCCGTGTGCCTGGCCGCCATGATGACCGCCGCGCCGACGCCCTCCGCCGCGCAGGAAGAAGGAGAGGATCGGTCAGGCGATCTCCCGGAAGTTAATTATCTGGAACTCGGCGCGCGGCTGGTCGCTGACGGCAACTATGCGCGCGCGGCCGCGGCGCTGCGCAATGTCAATGTAAAAGCCGCCGGGGTCGATGTCGCCCGCTATCACACCTTGCGCGGTCTGGTCGCGCTGCGGCAAGGCGATGCGCAACAGGCCGTCGGCGCGCTGAGCAAAGCCACCATTGAACGGCGAACAAGGCCCGGGGGCGCGCGCGATCCCGCCGATGTCCGCGCAAAGTGGCTCGCCTACATCTACCTCGCGCAGGCGCATTATCAGCTTCAAAACTATGCGCAAACCCTGCGCGCGCTCGCTCGCTCCGGCCCGATTGGCAGCCACGAACCGGCGCTTGCGGCCTTGCGCGCGGATTCACACTGGCAACTGCATCAGCGCGTGGCGGCTTTCGCCGCTTTGAACCGGGGCGCGGCGCGGTTTCCCAACGACCCGCAGTTTCTGCGCCGGAAGGTATTTTATTTAATCGACATGGGTTTTTACCGCGCCGCCGCCACACTGGGCCAGGCGTATCTGCGGGTCGTGGACGCGGGCGCGGACGATTACCTCGCCATCGGCAGCGCGCTGCGTCAGAGCAGTCAACTCGATCTCGCGCTTAAGGTTCTGGAGCGGGCGCGGCTTGAATTTCCGTTTGCACGCGACATCAATGTCGAGCTGGCGCACGTGTATCTCGACGCCGGCAAGCCACATGTCGCCGCCGACCTGTTCGCGCGCACCGCGGTCATTCATCGCGACATTCTGCCTGAAGCCGCCGAGCTGGAGCGGCGCGCCGGCAATTTCTATCGCGCGCTGCTGTTGAACACGTGGATCGCAAATCAAAAAGCTAAACTCAAACAGCGCCTCGCCATGTTCGTCGGTCAGGAGCGCTGGGCAATGGCTGCCGCAATGGGCGGCGCGCTGGCGCGCAACGGGCTGCTCGCCGACGACGAGATCCGCTACGCCTGGGCGTATTCGCTGTTCAAGTCGGGCGAGTACGATGCCGCCGAGCACGCGCTGGTGTTGCTGGAGCGCGGCGACCTGTTCGACAAGGCGGTCGAGCTGCGCCGCGCGATGGCCACTTGTCGCCAGGCGCGCTGGCAGTGTTTGTGAGACCGCGCAGTTAATCCAATCCGGGGGTCTTCCAATCATTCCGTCACGCCGTCATGCCGGTGCCAACCGGCGTCCATCCGGGTACTTGCGCGCAAGCTTTCGCTTCGCGGCTACGCTGACGG
The Gammaproteobacteria bacterium genome window above contains:
- a CDS encoding MotA/TolQ/ExbB proton channel family protein, whose protein sequence is MNRITLRNGAAPALLFAALLGVSLFISVSAQDSSKSAEAAGRGETGANGASGGSDQAAAEQDARVELEAAYQQEYAFLVAQKRALQARIASFRGQAQAEVSQTEQRIDALQESVLGLDSNAKVLQQRMNVLQRQRQTARQNADILDATFQQARTTFGEYGRRALMSRQSFADQGEAGRLADVFARARGLLRDLTSVRQQPGAFFSREGRKLEGTLIRVGDIATYGVAGEVAGALAPAGGGELKVWEQPAADDARALIQGRTRDQLGLFLYDSLDTAAPTDETEGVIAHIHSGGPIAWVIVAVGVLAVLLILARVILLKRAGASTGRIVKAIGEKLDKRDIKGALEVCERRKGAAANVVAAALENIHRDREQLEDIINEAILRENTRLERFGSLIMVISAVSPLLGLLGTVIGMIMTFEVITQFGTGDPALLAGGIAIALVNTELGLAVAIPALLIGSMLLSWADRIKDDMLKAALRVTNHYEDVETAAMRKAA
- a CDS encoding biopolymer transporter ExbD; the protein is MLQRRESSVAEETSINVVPMVDIMLVLVIFFVVTTSFVDDMNLDIDRPTAKSATPSETQAIRLFIDSSGDTYLDGAPVQVWMIQTQLDLLLEASTSDSVLVVTDDSVPAKRLIEVVDQARLAGAQVGVATSAESGGG
- a CDS encoding MotA/TolQ/ExbB proton channel family protein, which encodes MLAAFESSLSQVASYIEVGGYVMPALAAASLLLWFGIGYRLSALRRPGKRGVGQLIEAHAGGMVSARPRGLVERAAADGVAIWRKRPRHLRRRLDAAFADAETDLKKYSRVIKALVIAAPLLGLLGTVNGMVETFDALADQRIISQSGSIAAGISKALFATQLGLAVAIPGLFVNGALERRARDTRRELEQIKNILCARAAPAPEQS
- a CDS encoding energy transducer TonB — its product is MIQRLRHYLSACMFMVAGTAAVLAVLVLVNNPPQGPERDDADKTTFTVEPPVQQPKPVQKKMVQNKRAQPTSRGPAPPPLASLDAAIGSVDVPLPGFDLSALNRLDGSLGADQNLVMTDETADEPPQAVSQAAMEYPLDAKADGVEGYVTLSVLIGAGGDIQDVRVLESRPGGVFDDVAIEGIRQWRFAPATYQGKPVTVWAHQTIRFDLG